A single window of Sphingobium sp. SCG-1 DNA harbors:
- a CDS encoding ABC transporter ATP-binding protein yields the protein MANDPIIRLRGVTKSYGSGATLFQALKGIDLDIERGDFVAVMGPSGSGKSTTMNILGCLDVPTAGSFLFRDHHVETLDRDQRALLRRRYLGFVFQGFNLLSRTTALENVELPLLYRGEDKKTRYDLGMAALDKVGLKPWWDHTPAELSGGQQQRVAIARAIVTSPDVLLADEPTGNLDSERSIEIMELLTDLNRNSGITVLMVTHEPDMAAFARTIVHFKDGLVERIEKGKAA from the coding sequence ATGGCGAATGATCCGATCATCCGCCTGCGCGGAGTCACGAAAAGCTATGGGAGCGGCGCGACTCTGTTTCAGGCGCTCAAGGGTATAGACCTGGACATCGAACGCGGCGATTTTGTTGCGGTGATGGGGCCTTCGGGGTCCGGCAAGTCCACGACGATGAATATCCTGGGCTGTCTCGACGTGCCGACCGCCGGGTCATTTCTATTTCGCGATCACCATGTGGAGACTCTGGACCGTGATCAGCGCGCCCTCCTGCGCCGCCGCTATCTGGGCTTCGTGTTTCAGGGGTTCAATTTGCTCTCCCGCACCACCGCGCTGGAGAATGTCGAACTCCCGCTGCTCTATCGTGGCGAGGACAAGAAGACGCGCTACGATCTCGGCATGGCTGCCCTAGACAAGGTGGGCCTCAAGCCCTGGTGGGATCACACTCCCGCCGAACTCTCTGGCGGCCAGCAACAGCGCGTTGCCATCGCCCGCGCCATCGTCACGTCGCCCGATGTCCTCCTCGCGGACGAACCCACCGGCAATCTCGATTCGGAACGGTCCATCGAGATCATGGAATTGCTGACCGACCTCAACCGCAACAGCGGGATCACCGTGCTGATGGTCACGCACGAGCCCGATATGGCCGCCTTCGCCCGCACCATCGTCCACTTCAAGGACGGCCTCGTCGAGCGGATCGAGAAGGGGAAAGCGGCATGA